One Arachis hypogaea cultivar Tifrunner chromosome 18, arahy.Tifrunner.gnm2.J5K5, whole genome shotgun sequence genomic window, agaattgattaattttttaattaataacagtagattttaaattctaaatctactaattttaaattctaaaattttcaaaatgtgagaattaaaataatatttactaattaaaaGTTAGATATCAATGCTTATTCTTAAGGCAATCTTTAGCATTATTTGATTCCGCTTAAACCACATGTGTATTAAAATGTACATTGCATGTCGATTATCTGAAATGATTATATTTGATGAAGGAAATACAGAAATAATATATtagaagataaaaaattatttaaaagtgaGACAAATATAGAAACAGAAAAAATATTATCTATTCTAGAAAAAAAGTTGTTCATTTTTTGTTaaccaaaatattataaaaaaatgcaGATACATATAgaaatataacttttttatttgtaataCTTTATCTTTAGTGTTTCTACATTTTTAATttatccaaaagaaaaaaaaaaactaggaaaTTGAAACATGAGgttttaaaaataagaatttaattttcatacaGTAAGGTAATTTTACACGTGCATCTAATTATGTAATAATGccacattaacaaaaataattatcttttatattgacCGCGTTTTATATTAACtgtataaataattatctaaaaaaacgGATGTGATTGTATGACTGTGTAAAATGTTACACAGTGagtgcatcaaaattacactTTAATAACAAAGAGCTTATAATATTTTGAGAACTTTTTTTAACTTATTCTTCACACTCATTGAATTGTATTATTAATATTCCAACAGGTTGGTTTTCAATGCGAGGCACTTTGGTAAAGGAAGGGAAGATGGAGGACCCGGATTTGAGGAGGTGGAACATATTGATGCAATTTTCACTGTTTTGAGATACCTCTTTGCATTCTCTATCTCTGATTACGTTGCATGCTTGAGAGGGCTTGACTTGGATGGTCATAAGAAGAACTTGAAGAAGGCCACTAAGTTGATAATGAAGTATCATGATCCCTTAATTGAAGATAGGGTTCAGCAATGGAAGAATGGTAAAAGGACATGTGAAGAGGACTTGCTTGATGTTCTAATCTCATTGAAAGATGCAAATGACAATCCACTTTTGACTCTTGATGAAATTAAGTCTCAAATTATGGTAACACTTTATACTCTATCTTTATATATTGTATGTATTATATCTTTAACTTTTCAGGTTATACATTTTTTAAATGAACATTATTAACGGTGGATATAAgttaagagaaaatattttttaaaaggaaaagtataggtagacaatgaaaatactaaacaatgtgaacaatataTATTCAAGTTAAGAGAAAATATATCAGATGTTTATTTTACTAAGTGTACGgatagttattctaatattaagatttaggtggataatttagaagtatagtgtatttttatttgattggtggttgttcatattatttaaaaaattcattaattaCCTAGTATAACCcttttaaaaattacattttgaaTGCAAGGATGAGTATATGACGGTGATttttaattcataaataaaacaagAGTTCTGCTTTTTACTAAAAAGAAATAACTTTCATATACTTGTTAAAGAATTTTACataaatagttaaattaatttttaaattaattttttaaaaatttatttaaatatataaatatatttaaattattatataaaattctttacaTTGTGTCATTTTGGatcaaaattaagagaaaaaagttTTAAGTTTCCAAACAATATACAATTAGTGAGAaaaattcattaattatttaattagaaataaattctcttaattatttttttaattatttaataaaatataattttttatcatttaatattttttatatattttttttcattccaCTTAAAGATTGTAAGATGAAAGAtcatattttatcaaataattttaaaaaaattgagagaatttgTTTCTAGTTTAATCATATATCTTTTATAGAGCATTTAATAAACAGTTTTATTAGGTATACCATGACTTTTGTACGCAATGTGAACAATGAGCTCTAGAATTgttccaataaaataaaaaaatactccacTCCAAATTATCTCCTAAATATTAATATTAGGATAATCATCTGCAcacctaataaattgaacatccagCCATTGTTAACTGTGtatgagtaaatcgaatcaaaagaaataaccatctaattaaaaataatgaacatagtCATCTGTatacctattgaattgaacatccgacatatctattattcacattgtttagtattcttgttctctacctatatttttcttttaataaatgaAAATTTGCAGGATATGATGATTGCAACCGTGGACAATCCATCAAATGCATTTGAATGGGGACTCGCCGAGATGCTAAATCAGCCGGAGATGCTTGAAAAGGCGACGGAGGAATTAGATAGCGTGGTTGGCAAGGAAAGACAAGTACAAGAATCAGACATTCCAAAACTCAATTATGTGAAAGCATGTGCAAGAGAAGCATTTCGCCTCCACCCTATTGATGACATCAACGTCACCCATGTTTCCATGGAAGACACATTTGTTGCCAACAACACCTATTTCATTCCAAAGGGTAGCCACATCGTTCTAAGACGGCAAGGGATCGGACAAAATCCAAGAATATGGGAAGATCCGTTGAAGTTTAAACCCGAACGCCATTTAGAAAAAGATAACAATAATATTGATGGGTTTAAGAATATGAGTTTAAATGAACCGAGTTTGAAGTTGATTACGTTTAGCACTGGAAGACGTGCATGTCCCGGGATCAATCTTGGTTCTACCATGACGGTTATGTTATTTGCTAGGATGTTGCATGGTTTCAATTGGAGTGTGCCACCCAATGAGACAACCATTGACCTCTCCGAAATAAAAGGAGGTACCATAAAAGCAAAGCCACTCGTGGCACTTGCAACGCCGCGGTTGCCAGCCGAGGCTTATGGaattttttaagatattatttaatttgaatatttaattGTTAATTAGTAGAAATTTAGGTGCAGTTAATTTTATATGAAGTTGATAAATGAAAGTAATAATGTAATCAaatctattaaattatttaacgaatTTTCAACTTAAAATTAACtgtatttgaattttaattaatcaaaGACAGTAATCATGTAAAACATATGTTAAACTAGCTTTGGGGAGTGAAATGATGTGTTGCCAAGACAGCGACAAATTGCAGTTTCTAATTTTTAACTTCCAATAAAGGGATCCAATTTTTTCTCCAAGGTTTTGAACCTTAAAACCTAATGGCTACCCCCAAATTGAAAACATAGCTGCCTCCATTGTTCCAGAACTAATCAGCCGATCAGCGACAGCCAGGAACCTCCCAATCAAACTGCAAGAACATTTTTCAACCCCTGATTGAATGTCCTCATCTCCAAAAGCAAttacctcctcctcttcctcaagGTTGCAACGCTGTTGTTGCCGAGTAGAATCAACATGGCTTCCCATACGAGAGCTAAATCACAGAtgtctatatttttttatgaaagtcAACGACGCACACAATTTTGAGAAAATAAGGATGACTTTGCAACCCTAGCAAAATTAGGTTGAACTTcacaatatgttgataaataatatttttaaatatttttttatatatatagagtatatttgattttaaaattattctaccatctaattttattaaaatatctatttatatatttatttttattcctttgtaaaatctctaatttctaaccctaattttcaaattgaaaatcgaaaatcctaattttttaaaacaaaatcctAATCCCCTTTACTATACTCAGCTGCGCTCCTTACCCCTCTGCCTCACCCTCACCGCGGCACACACACTCTGAAGTAGTGTCTAAGCCAAAGAACTGTCTTCTATCAACATGATTTG contains:
- the LOC112771700 gene encoding isoleucine N-monooxygenase 1, with product MESSLINSLPFWYLLLLLVGFITPFLKFLKHQITSKCKQTTSLPPGPKPWPIIGNLPEMLANKPTFRWIHRIMRDLNTEIACIRLGNIHVIPITSPEIARELLTKQDSIFASRPTNWSSEHVSFGYLSTIVVPYGEQWKKMKRVMANELVSPRRLQWLQDKRVEEADNIVRYVYNQCNKNGGGLVDVRIVARHYSGNIIRRLVFNARHFGKGREDGGPGFEEVEHIDAIFTVLRYLFAFSISDYVACLRGLDLDGHKKNLKKATKLIMKYHDPLIEDRVQQWKNGKRTCEEDLLDVLISLKDANDNPLLTLDEIKSQIMDMMIATVDNPSNAFEWGLAEMLNQPEMLEKATEELDSVVGKERQVQESDIPKLNYVKACAREAFRLHPIDDINVTHVSMEDTFVANNTYFIPKGSHIVLRRQGIGQNPRIWEDPLKFKPERHLEKDNNNIDGFKNMSLNEPSLKLITFSTGRRACPGINLGSTMTVMLFARMLHGFNWSVPPNETTIDLSEIKGGTIKAKPLVALATPRLPAEAYGIF